The Bacillus alveayuensis sequence TGTTCATGAAGATATACTGATTCAATTTGGTTTGCGAAAAGGATTAGAATTAGATGATTTTGATGTGATCGAAATACAATACGGTGATAAGGCGAGAAAAGCTTATCATAAAGCAATTGAATACTTAGGTTTAAAAATGCGCTCAAAAAAAGAAGTTCACGATTTTTTAATGAAAAAAAATGTAAGTGAACATTTGATTCAGGAGGTTTTGCAATTATTAACTGAAAAAAACTATATTAATGACCAAGAATATGCAAACGCGTATGTGCGAACCCAAATACATACGAATAAAAAAGGACCACAGCTAATTCAAAAAGAGTTAGAAGAAAAAGGAATTAACCATTCATCCATTGATGCAGCTTTAAGTCAGTTCACAAAGGAAAAGCAAATAGATTTAGCCTATAAACTAGCCGAAAAATATAACCGTAAAACGAAT is a genomic window containing:
- a CDS encoding regulatory protein (product_source=KO:K03565; cath_funfam=1.10.10.10; cog=COG2137; ko=KO:K03565; pfam=PF02631; superfamily=52833); its protein translation is MLITKIEVQKQNKNRFHVYVDKGQGEEYGFSVHEDILIQFGLRKGLELDDFDVIEIQYGDKARKAYHKAIEYLGLKMRSKKEVHDFLMKKNVSEHLIQEVLQLLTEKNYINDQEYANAYVRTQIHTNKKGPQLIQKELEEKGINHSSIDAALSQFTKEKQIDLAYKLAEKYNRKTNQLSSAELKRKMEADLLRKGFSFDIIEIVKEMMPVQQSSEEEWEALSKQAEKATRRYASYDRNMLKQKLKQFLYRKGFSVELIDQYLQEIE